The proteins below come from a single Miscanthus floridulus cultivar M001 chromosome 1, ASM1932011v1, whole genome shotgun sequence genomic window:
- the LOC136456578 gene encoding small ribosomal subunit protein uS5c-like → MAATATAMAIATISPSAPIPSAPFPSLGLRLRLRLHPQPLLLAASRRLLLPVPKASSWDDSVAEEGGDAEESAAAGDEEEDDEDEKPRPEPVSSSEFQFAAPPEGYVEPAAFDELLPESPEDVAAAYESLYGPAFSGESLLGNNVYEVKVVDPIDMDREQRPNDDFTERVVQVNRVTKVVKGGRQLSYRAIVVVGDMKGHVGVGVGKAKEVTEAITKAAMNGRRNLVTVPLTKYSTFPHRSVTLSSTT, encoded by the coding sequence ATGGCGGCCActgccaccgccatggccataGCAACTATCTCCCCCTCCGCCCCGATCCCATCCGCGCCCTTCCCCTCTCtcggcctccgcctccgcctccgcctccaccctCAACCCCTCCTCCTCGCTGCctcccgccgcctcctcctccctgtCCCAAAGGCCTCCTCCTGGGACGACTCCGTCGCCGAGGAGGGAGGAGACGCGGAGGAATCTGCCGCCGctggggacgaggaggaggacgacgaggacgagaaGCCGCGGCCGGAGCCGGTGTCCTCCTCCGAGTTCCAGTTCGCGGCGCCCCCCGAGGGCTACGTCGAGCCTGCGGCGTTTGACGAGCTGCTGCCGGAGTCCCCAGAAGACGTGGCGGCGGCGTACGAGTCGCTCTACGGGCCGGCCTTCAGCGGCGAGTCGTTGCTGGGGAACAACGTCTACGAGGTCAAGGTGGTCGACCCCATCGACATGGACCGGGAGCAGCGCCCCAACGACGATTTCACCGAGCGCGTCGTGCAGGTCAACCGCGTCACCAAGGTCGTCAAGGGAGGCAGGCAGCTCTCCTACCGCGCAATCGTCGTCGTTGGAGACATGAAAGGCCACGTTGGCGTTGGCGTGGGAAAGGCCAAGGAGGTCACGGAGGCCATCACCAAGGCCGCCATGAACGGACGACGCAACCTTGTCACAGTGCCGCTCACTAAGTACTCCACGTTCCCGCACAGGTCAGTGACATTGTCCAGCACTACTTAA